From the genome of Desmodus rotundus isolate HL8 chromosome 2, HLdesRot8A.1, whole genome shotgun sequence, one region includes:
- the TMEM207 gene encoding transmembrane protein 207 isoform X1 codes for MSRSRPFSFTSVISKTGSLCLPLFQLVLSDPPCEENEMCINYKDQYPNDWYIWLLLLIFLVALLCGAVLFCLQCWLRRCRVGSSRRTMAVFAVGDLGSLYGTEAAVNPTAGISLQTQTPSPCPAVCFNTLGPPPPYEEILKSSQF; via the exons ATGTCAAGATCCAGACCTTTTAGTTTCACTTCAGTGATCTCCAAAACAGGAAGCTTGTGTTTGCCACTATTCCAG TTGGTGCTCTCGGACCCAccatgtgaagaaaatgaaat GTGCATAAACTATAAAGATCAATACCCAAATGACTGGTATATCTG GCTCTTGCTGCTAATTTTCCTGGTGGCTCTGCTCTGCGGAGCAGTGCTCTTCTGCCTTCAGTGCTGGCTGAGGAGATGCCGAGTTGGTTCCTCAAGACGCACCATGGCTGTTTTTGCTGTTGGAGACTTGGGCTCTCTTTATG ggacagaaGCAGCTGTGAATCCAACTGCTGGAATCTCCCTTCAGACGCAAACCCCCTCCCCGTGCCCTGCCGTGTGTTTCAACACGTTAGGACCCCCTCCTCCATATGAAGAAATTCTGAAATCAAGCCAATTTTAG
- the TMEM207 gene encoding transmembrane protein 207 isoform X4 translates to MFGFYCSKHVFQLVLSDPPCEENEMLLLLIFLVALLCGAVLFCLQCWLRRCRVGSSRRTMAVFAVGDLGSLYGTEAAVNPTAGISLQTQTPSPCPAVCFNTLGPPPPYEEILKSSQF, encoded by the exons ATGTTTGGATTTTATTGTTCTAAACATGTGTTTCAGTTGGTGCTCTCGGACCCAccatgtgaagaaaatgaaat GCTCTTGCTGCTAATTTTCCTGGTGGCTCTGCTCTGCGGAGCAGTGCTCTTCTGCCTTCAGTGCTGGCTGAGGAGATGCCGAGTTGGTTCCTCAAGACGCACCATGGCTGTTTTTGCTGTTGGAGACTTGGGCTCTCTTTATG ggacagaaGCAGCTGTGAATCCAACTGCTGGAATCTCCCTTCAGACGCAAACCCCCTCCCCGTGCCCTGCCGTGTGTTTCAACACGTTAGGACCCCCTCCTCCATATGAAGAAATTCTGAAATCAAGCCAATTTTAG
- the TMEM207 gene encoding transmembrane protein 207 isoform X2 has protein sequence MFGFYCSKHVFQLVLSDPPCEENEMCINYKDQYPNDWYIWLLLLIFLVALLCGAVLFCLQCWLRRCRVGSSRRTMAVFAVGDLGSLYGTEAAVNPTAGISLQTQTPSPCPAVCFNTLGPPPPYEEILKSSQF, from the exons ATGTTTGGATTTTATTGTTCTAAACATGTGTTTCAGTTGGTGCTCTCGGACCCAccatgtgaagaaaatgaaat GTGCATAAACTATAAAGATCAATACCCAAATGACTGGTATATCTG GCTCTTGCTGCTAATTTTCCTGGTGGCTCTGCTCTGCGGAGCAGTGCTCTTCTGCCTTCAGTGCTGGCTGAGGAGATGCCGAGTTGGTTCCTCAAGACGCACCATGGCTGTTTTTGCTGTTGGAGACTTGGGCTCTCTTTATG ggacagaaGCAGCTGTGAATCCAACTGCTGGAATCTCCCTTCAGACGCAAACCCCCTCCCCGTGCCCTGCCGTGTGTTTCAACACGTTAGGACCCCCTCCTCCATATGAAGAAATTCTGAAATCAAGCCAATTTTAG
- the TMEM207 gene encoding transmembrane protein 207 isoform X3 produces MSRSRPFSFTSVISKTGSLCLPLFQLVLSDPPCEENEMLLLLIFLVALLCGAVLFCLQCWLRRCRVGSSRRTMAVFAVGDLGSLYGTEAAVNPTAGISLQTQTPSPCPAVCFNTLGPPPPYEEILKSSQF; encoded by the exons ATGTCAAGATCCAGACCTTTTAGTTTCACTTCAGTGATCTCCAAAACAGGAAGCTTGTGTTTGCCACTATTCCAG TTGGTGCTCTCGGACCCAccatgtgaagaaaatgaaat GCTCTTGCTGCTAATTTTCCTGGTGGCTCTGCTCTGCGGAGCAGTGCTCTTCTGCCTTCAGTGCTGGCTGAGGAGATGCCGAGTTGGTTCCTCAAGACGCACCATGGCTGTTTTTGCTGTTGGAGACTTGGGCTCTCTTTATG ggacagaaGCAGCTGTGAATCCAACTGCTGGAATCTCCCTTCAGACGCAAACCCCCTCCCCGTGCCCTGCCGTGTGTTTCAACACGTTAGGACCCCCTCCTCCATATGAAGAAATTCTGAAATCAAGCCAATTTTAG